From the Lolium rigidum isolate FL_2022 chromosome 2, APGP_CSIRO_Lrig_0.1, whole genome shotgun sequence genome, one window contains:
- the LOC124689930 gene encoding cytokinin dehydrogenase 7-like translates to MARTGFVAFLIGMASIVSVVTGQLRHMPAGGLPHDLFALGIASNIRIDRNSTAMASSDFGRIVEAAPEAILHPATPSDIAALIRFSASSPAPFPVSPRGQGHSVRGQSLAPGGVIIDMPALGRGHHSRINVSADYVDAGGEQLWIDVLRATLQHGLAPRAWTDYLRITVGGTLSNAGIGGQAFRHGPQIANVQELDVVTGTGDMVTCSREKSSDLFFAALGGLGQFGVITRARIILEQAPKRVRWVRLAYSDVAMFTRDQELLISKRASEAGFDYVEGQVQLNRTLTEGPKSTPFFSEADINRLAGLASLSSSAAIYIMEVAMYYNDTTASYVDKKLEEVLEQLSFVPGFVFTKDVRYVQFLDRVRQEEEVLRSAGLWEVPHPWLNLFIPRSRILDFDTGVIKGLLGGTNPVGVILMYPMNTAKWDDRMTAMAPLAGEDMFYTVGLLRSAVVASDLEILERENEAVLSFCDKEGIECKQYLPHHKSEDGWKQHFGTRWSRIAELKAKFDPHALLSPGQRIFPSPHLLSDT, encoded by the coding sequence ATGGCAAGAACTGGCTTCGTCGCGTTTCTCATCGGCATGGCCAGCATCGTCTCCGTGGTCACCGGCCAGCTCCGGCATATGCCCGCAGGCGGCCTTCCCCATGATCTCTTTGCCCTTGGAATCGCCTCGAACATCCGCATCGATCGCAACTCGACGGCGATGGCGTCTTCAGACTTTGGCCGCATCGTCGAGGCCGCGCCGGAGGCAATTCTCCACCCTGCCACGCCCAGCGACATCGCCGCGCTCATCAGGTTCTCCGCGTCCTCGCCGGCGCCGTTCCCCGTGTCGCCGCGTGGGCAGGGCCATTCCGTACGTGGGCAATCTCTTGCCCCGGGCGGCGTCATCATCGACATGCCCGCGCTTGGTCGCGGCCACCACAGCCGCATCAACGTGTCCGCGGACTATGTCGACGCCGGCGGCGAGCAGCTGTGGATCGACGTCCTTCGCGCGACGCTGCAGCACGGCCTCGCGCCGCGCGCGTGGACGGACTACCTCCGCATCACCGTCGGCGGAACGCTCTCCAACGCCGGCATCGGCGGGCAGGCGTTCCGGCACGGCCCGCAGATCGCCAACGTGCAGGAGCTCGACGTGGTGACAGGGACGGGCGACATGGTGACGTGCTCACGTGAGAAGAGCTCGGACCTGTTCTTCGCAGCATTGGGTGGGCTGGGCCAGTTCGGGGTCATCACTCGGGCTCGGATCATTCTCGAGCAGGCCCCGAAGCGGGTCCGTTGGGTCAGGCTCGCATACTCGGATGTCGCCATGTTCACAAGAGACCAGGAGCTGCTCATTTCTAAGCGGGCTAGCGAGGCCGGGTTCGACTACGTGGAAGGCCAGGTCCAGCTCAACAGGACGCTGACCGAGGGCCCTAAGTCGACACCTTTCTTCTCCGAAGCCGACATCAATAGGCTTGCCGGGCTCGCCTCACTGTCCAGCTCTGCCGCGATCTACATCATGGAAGTCGCCATGTACTACAACGACACCACTGCCTCCTATGTGGACAAGAAATTGGAGGAAGTCCTAGAGCAGCTAAGCTTCGTGCCAGGGTTTGTGTTCACGAAGGACGTGAGGTATGTCCAGTTCCTCGACCGCGTccggcaggaggaggaggtgctcCGGTCCGCCGGACTGTGGGAAGTGCCGCACCCGTGGTTGAACCTCTTCATCCCCCGGTCACGCATTCTCGACTTCGACACTGGCGTGATCAAGGGTCTCCTCGGGGGTACCAACCCGGTGGGGGTAATCCTCATGTACCCAATGAACACGGCCAAATGGGACGACCGCATGACAGCTATGGCACCCCTTGCAGGAGAGGATATGTTTTACACCGTGGGATTGCTCCGGTCGGCGGTGGTCGCTAGTGACTTGGAGATACTCGAGAGGGAGAACGAAGCGGTGTTGTCATTTTGCGATAAAGAGGGTATCGAATGCAAGCAATACCTCCCACACCATAAGTCTGAGGATGGATGGAAACAACATTTTGGGACCAGGTGGAGCAGAATCGCTGAGCTTAAGGCGAAGTTCGACCCTCACGCACTATTGTCACCGGGTCAAAGGATTTTCCCATCGCCCCATTTGTTGTCGGACACATAA
- the LOC124689929 gene encoding cytokinin dehydrogenase 7-like, translating into MARTRFVAFLIGMASFVSVVTGQLRLMPAGGLPRDLFALGIASKIRIDRNSTAMASSDFGRIVEAAPEAILHPATPSDIAALIRFSASSPAPFPVSPRGQGHSVRGQSLAPGGVVIDMGALGRGHHSRINVSADYVDAGGEQLWIDVLRATLQHGLAPRAWTDYLRITVGGTLSNAGIGGQAFRHGPQIANVQELDVVTGTGDMMTCSREKNSDLFFAALGGLGQFGVITRARIMLEQAPKRVRWVRLAYSDVAMFTRDQELLISKRASEAAFDYVEGQVQLNRILTEGPKSTPFFSEADINRLAGLASVSGSPAIYIIEAAMYYNDTTASYVDKKLEKVLEQLSFVPGFVFTKDVTYVQFLDRVREEEEVLRSAGLWDVPHPWLNLFIPRSRILDFDTGVVKGLLGGTNPVGVILMYPMNTNKWDDRMTAVAPLAGEDMFYTVGLLRSAVVPSDLELLERENEAVLTFCDKEGIECKQYLPHHMSQDGWQQHFGAKWSRIAEIKAKFDPHAILSRGQRIFGRQEALRQHN; encoded by the coding sequence ATGGCAAGAACTCGCTTCGTCGCATTTCTCATCGGCATGGCCAGCTTCGTCTCCGTGGTCACCGGCCAGCTCCGGCTAATGCCCGCTGGTGGTCTTCCCCGTGATCTCTTTGCCCTTGGAATCGCCTCGAAGATCCGCATCGATCGCAACTCGACGGCGATGGCGTCTTCAGACTTTGGCCGCATCGTCGAGGCCGCGCCGGAGGCAATTCTCCACCCTGCCACGCCCAGCGACATCGCCGCGCTCATCCGGTTCTCCGCGTCCTCGCCGGCGCCGTTCCCCGTGTCGCCGCGTGGGCAGGGCCACTCCGTCCGCGGGCAGTCTCTCGCCCCGGGCGGCGTCGTCATAGACATGGGCGCGCTTGGTCGCGGCCACCACAGCCGCATCAACGTGTCCGCGGACTATGTCGACGCCGGCGGCGAGCAGCTGTGGATCGACGTCCTTCGCGCGACGCTGCAGCACGGCCTCGCGCCGCGCGCGTGGACGGACTACCTCCGCATCACCGTCGGCGGAACGCTCTCCAACGCCGGCATCGGCGGGCAGGCGTTCCGGCACGGCCCGCAGATCGCCAACGTGCAGGAGCTCGACGTGGTGACAGGGACGGGCGACATGATGACGTGCTCACGTGAGAAGAACTCTGACCTGTTCTTCGCGGCTTTGGGCGGGCTGGGCCAGTTCGGGGTCATCACTCGGGCTCGGATCATGCTCGAGCAGGCCCCGAAGCGGGTCCGTTGGGTCAGGCTCGCATACTCGGATGTCGCCATGTTCACAAGAGACCAGGAGCTGCTCATTTCTAAGCGGGCTAGCGAGGCCGCGTTCGACTACGTGGAAGGCCAGGTCCAGCTCAACAGGATCCTGACCGAGGGCCCTAAGTCGACACCTTTCTTCTCCGAAGCCGACATCAATAGGCTCGCTGGGCTCGCCTCTGTGTCTGGCTCTCCCGCCATCTACATCATTGAAGCCGCCATGTACTACAACGACACAACTGCCTCCTATGTGGACAAGAAATTGGAGAAGGTGCTAGAGCAGCTAAGCTTTGTGCCAGGGTTCGTGTTCACGAAGGATGTGACTTACGTCCAATTCCTCGACCGCgtgcgcgaggaggaggaggtgctccGGTCAGCGGGGCTATGGGATGTGCCGCACCCGTGGCTAAACCTCTTCATCCCCCGGTCACGCATTCTCGATTTCGACACCGGCGTGGTCAAGGGTCTCCTCGGTGGCACCAACCCGGTCGGGGTCATCCTCATGTACCCCATGAACACGAACAAGTGGGACGACCGGATGACTGCCGTGGCACCACTTGCTGGAGAGGATATGTTTTACACCGTGGGATTGCTCCGGTCGGCGGTGGTTCCTAGTGACCTAGAGCTACTAGAGAGGGAGAACGAGGCAGTGCTAACATTTTGCGATAAAGAGGGTATCGAGTGCAAGCAATACCTCCCGCACCACATGTCCCAGGATGGATGGCAACAACATTTTGGCGCCAAGTGGAGCAGAATAGCTGAGATCAAGGCAAAGTTTGATCCTCACGCAATATTGTCGCGGGGTCAAAGGATCTTCGGTCGACAAGAAGCATTGCGGCAACATAATTGA